One stretch of Toxoplasma gondii ME49 chromosome XI, whole genome shotgun sequence DNA includes these proteins:
- a CDS encoding Zn-containing alcohol dehydrogenase (encoded by transcript TGME49_311780) gives MDRKGKDGTSAKPITCKAVVCFAPGDPLQVTDIVVAPPKEGEVRIKILYAALCHTDEFARSGVDPEVTFPCILGHEAVGVVESVGKNVSTCAVGDLVIPSFMPECFAEDFKARTCAMCEGFEKHKTHLCGKIRRFTAQGVMAADGRPRFSLQTDGSPVYHFMGTSAFSEYTVSHQESVAVIPANAPPEKVCLLGCGVATGLGAVWNTANVEAGSTVAVLGLGCVGLACVQAARRRGAKEILAVDKNKGKFELARTMGATKCIDPAEYEDRPIQEVIAELTNGGVDYAFECVGNQHLMRACLECTHKGWGVGTIVGVCAKEVSTRPFNLIVGRTWKGSAFGGWRVRTHVPQLVQMYLDGEIKLDEFISHRMELSEVNGAIRLLHAGDGIRTVLKVTAD, from the exons ATGGATAGGAAAGGCAAAGATGGGACGTCAGCAAAACCTATCACCTGCAAGGCGGTCGTGTGCTTCGCCCCAGGGGATCCTCTTCAG GTCACTGACATTGTGGTTGCTCCTccgaaagaaggagaagtccGCATTAAAATCCTCTACGCGGCTCTCTGCCACACTGACGAG TTCGCACGAAGCGGCGTGGATCCCGAGGTGACGTTTCCTTGCATTCTCGGACACGAGGCCGTCGGCGTGGTTGAGAGTGTCGGCAAAAACGTATCGACGTGTGCGGTGGGGGACCTCGTCATTCCGTCTTTCATG CCGGAGTGCTTTGCAGAAGATTTCAAGGCGCGCACATGCGCGATGTGTGAAGGATTCGAGAAGCACAAAACGCATCTGTGTGGAAAGATTCGCAGATTCACGGCCCAGGGTGTCATGGCAGCTGACGGCAGGCCACGCTTCTCGCTCCAGACCGATGGATCGCCTGTTTACCACTTCATGGGAACTTCTGC GTTTTCGGAGTATACTGTGAGTCACCAGGAATCCGTGGCTGTGATCCCTGCCAACGCACCCCCCGAGAAG gtctgtctcctcggctgcGGTGTCGCTACAGGCTTGGGGGCCGTGTGGAATACCGCGAACGTCGAGGCGGGGTCGACGGTAGCGGTTCTTGG GTTGGGCTGCGTCGGACTTGCATGCGTCCAGGCCGCGCGACGACGCGGCGCAAAAGAAATTCTTGCAGTCGACAAGAACAAAGGAAAATTCGAGCTCGCTCGGACCATGGGGGCGACGAAGTGCATCGACCCAGCCGAGTACGAGGATCGTCCGATTCAAGAAGTAATTGCCGAGTTGACGAATG GCGGCGTTGACTATGCCTTTGAGTGCGTAGGAAACCAGCACCTGATGCGGGCGTGCCTGGAGTGTACTCACAAAGGCTGGGGAGTGGGCACCATCGTCGG AGTATGCGCCAAAGAAGTGTCAACGCGACCCTTCAATCTGATCGTCGGGCGAACGTGGAAGGGCTCCGCCTTTGGAGGCTGGCGGGTGCGCACACATGTGCCGCAGCTCGTGCAAATGTATCTCGACGGTGAAATCAA GCTAGATGAATTCATAAGTCACCGCATGGAGTTATCAGAGGTGAATGGGGCGATTCGCCTGCTCCACGCTGGCGACGGCATTCGAACCGTCCTCAAGGTGACTGCCGACTAA
- a CDS encoding hypothetical protein (encoded by transcript TGME49_311770), producing the protein MDTLESVDSLAARKLPDSVEPQLDACLKNPAMTLPRDVFNPEEDLLPEDRSGQAHASPLIAKCGAEDLGHFDADIRASSVSTEDQPTNTFPADASHSVPDVPSETSDHCLSVSETARVASEDEDLSVSCHSFVDSPVGVSRKNEEEVGDHHSQSTVCGAQENRTDQEVVVGLTPMQQMESPGTVPVTDCASVPPVAPLNHDPLLEPSSHLGFGQEVRFAEDDECTFEEKPYPAGKQQDRESNHLQGREVLPTQPLPFPTSYDCVSSLQEPCRDSSSWHSSDPAAVSQSFNRLRGFEPCVVFPKQTTRNSFPQAAPALPSEAAKGILRFQCPSLEESPESFTAEKREEVSVLPPTFHCDSSSDSPFASTIADDSAQIRRSAPQAMPSSSSPSCGSPVHASLRERLPIHASVVSPLSSAPAPLPVLSRPPELSSLFITASAVASPSRVPLGPDTKDPAGDSVSRRSIAAEVHAPGDLPNTPPSTPQGANGAMLGHRVPPPQDRPRRPMCSGAPLTYCQPLQSLSSRPGALTGTKKSEAERLLDARDDEETEWKRLRAKFETLRQQRREEMERQLRLDEERDERELQQLQLRKKRVEKGFGQPLAEGRSALGFPVEQEKVRESQGIDDPECMLPEERESHLLQVVAEQTDSSSYIPNRNQTAVFGSGTHRITETDLEPSLPLPQSPVHTAGEAKLGDDANSSETISEGSHDASKAVPFGPVPETKADECESETQGQTSLLPPSIGSMTACVGCRAEDRLPSFGGHREQNDHFEQDPEEDGPAPPAQQSCRSAGILVPEISSPNTARYPEHGQQAVIYSPTSFQASSISETNGGIRYKKTISLSPSDVVPCAETVTSPLPPRLPVALLSGTADGRTVSPTSTSGSPLSSPLQAESPLSFPESSHAGVQSPLSAAEEQLHYHNLPTYSRNDSYLAAILNQGNEGAYNNPGSGSLPVGNSALVSSMHHPVTHAGIVNEFPGVDSAAHASCGSRSAFVWGSEGFCESSPSLQLGASSLTWAPLCSPSQALSSLRSPTVLKDLDASASSAKPPSGSTTPRVISIHPHSLSPHPASSSRTGDSPSSYSKTAGNYCSHEMATVSPVAAYDQACQVQVAGVPGQYQSMQMPDSFLSKTTAGPGTTEADQRVAATLSNGFDLNSARGTASERTKEWSEQESARHVSYKVPHEMRQDILHQRGAPQNQICRGGLPACAATLPLQTSPVPMRVPSSMAGSQMSAQYRMPSQTVARNCHSFHDLQPSRGYYTASVSSVCGRYANGDDAVSRGAGKPFQAGEERPGAVESCVLHAYAQTVTDSGQSVSGFPHMPQHLGPFVAVTCSQGTIRPFKRTTRCRGRKGSRPLSPQCGSGTSPDAAFGCGTMTSQAEMCLQDDFFPDEQAVPPYAPYPDRYEAGFADQPFAYREAMQHDRVQPPTPRKRFLGGTTRLFGGLKTHRPFRPRAASAADNYVGLTCSQLPLPPLSSHQVGSASRWASLARFGEDLVGTRLVSNSGATYHANSQPLKGALPQPRVEAIFIPHPPQRKDFPPFAVPSPIMLPAEPSNEQNVSPDSGFESPRRKSSRVSCLAGTVAAAARETLSDVGEKLIGEVGSAAARGGTMVRQIASMLQRGFDTLVEGESYDARPRLPRDDKQALEHDGSAARFDGDTTYLSALHAARRHEAGCLQPHERQPGEVGDERFGLLRSAWFTASSAEGAEEQIAYREGSLTQDGFEEALPKPSKMQRGECHRDRSACGAASGGTEVVLPTTTTVRRPLPSISFSGTKNNLSGSPDFSWHPAESPEPSREETRFTRPFPPDKNMDRQPWVPPASLDQPLTQNLGTDFAGNIPESRGSTCLVDCLAYGFDCASGDVAAQGLKSVHAASGFQNSEVPPKISQTFSATPSASYVKVVSGGDSFSETGSNLVGKTQSFYLSPSASVTATDHARLPVQNADFCSPQRQAILTHDTCNNAQSPQKALSPHSSFYLPERSIVRPASTSQVSNGQTSVINSEAVTSPRQPQHEQLGSEMLQSNQRRLGNCPPSFHCYELVRGRSLPAVEGVEQTEALRQKYEACDSIVGRWKDRYKSARGL; encoded by the exons ATGGACACCCTCGAGTCGGTTGACTCTCTCGCAGCTCGGAAGCTGCCAGACAGCGTCGAGCCTCAACTCGACGCTTGTCTGAAAAATCCGGCGATGACTCTCCCGAGAGATGTCTTCAATCCAGAAGAGGACCTTTTACCTGAGG ACCGCTCTGGCCAGGCTCACGCGTCGCCTCTAATCGCGAAGTGCGGTGCCGAAGATCTGGGTCACTTCGACGCAGATATCCGCGCTTCGTCTGTAAGCACAGAAGACCAACCTACGAACACTTTCCCAGCAGACGCCTCTCATTCGGTACCTGACGTCCCTTCTGAGACCTCCGATCactgtctgtctgtttcaGAGACTGCGCGGGTTGCTTCCGAGGACGAAGATCTGAGTGTCTCGTGCCATTCGTTTGTGGACTCTCCGGTGGGAGTGAGCAGGAAaaatgaggaagaagtcggCGACCACCACAGTCAGTCCACCGTATGCGGTGCCCAAGAAAATAGAACTGACCAAGAAGTGGTTGTCGGATTGACTCCGATGCAACAAATGGAATCCCCTGGTACAGTCCCAGTCACAGACTGTGCTTCTGTGCCCCCCGTCGCACCACTAAACCACGATCCCCTGTTAGAACCGTCGTCGCACCTTGGGTTCGGACAAGAGGTACGCTttgcagaagacgacgaatgCACTTTCGAGGAGAAGCCTTACCCTGCTGGGAAACAACAGGATAGAGAATCGAACCACCTGCAGGGTAGGGAGGTGTTGCCGACTCAACCATTGCCATTTCCTACGAGCTACGACTGTGTGTCTTCACTCCAGGAGCCTTGTCGAGACAGTAGCTCGTGGCACAGCTCTGATCCAGCGGCAGTGTCTCAGTCGTTCAACCGCCTTCGTGGGTTCGAACCGTGTGTTGTTTTTCCGAaacagacgacgagaaaTTCCTTTCCTCAGGCCGCTCCGGCACTTCCCAGTGAAGCCGCGAAGGGAATCCTGAGGTTCCAGTGCCCATCTTTAGAAGAATCTCCGGAGTCTTTCACCgccgagaagcgcgaagaagtcAGTGTCCTACCCCCGACCTTTCACTGCGACTCTTCCTCAGACTCGCCCTTCGCTTCCACCATCGCCGATGACTCTGCTCAAATTCGACGAAGCGCACCTCAGGCGATGCCTTCTTCAAGTTCCCCTTCCTGTGGGTCTCCCGTGCACGCCTCGTTGCGTGAACGTCTGCCGATCCACGCGtccgtcgtctctccactttcctctGCTCCCGCACCTCTTCCAGTGTTGTCGCGGCCTCCAGAACTGAGTAGCCTCTTCATCACTGCTTCTgctgtcgcgtctccctcgcgCGTACCACTTGGGCCAGACACGAAGGATCCCGCTGGCGACTCTGTGTCGCGACGATCCATCGCTGCAGAGGTGCATGCTCCAGGCGATCTACCCAACACACCGCCTTCCACGCCGCAAGGAGCGAATGGAGCCATGCTTGGCCATCGCGTCCCTCCTCCCCAGGACAGGCCTCGCCGACCCATGTGCTCTGGCGCGCCTCTGACATATTGCCAgcctcttcagtctctctccagtcgtCCGGGCGCGCTGACCGGCACAAAGAAATCTGAAGCGGAGAGACTTCTAGATGCgcgagacgacgaggaaacagagtgGAAGCGGCTCCGCGCGAAGTTCGAGACTCTGCGCCAACAAAGGCGGGAGGAAATGGAGAGGCAGTTGCGTCTCGACGAGGAACGGGACGAGCGGGAGCtacagcagctgcagctgaGGAAAAAACGTGTGGAAAAAGGGTTTGGACAGCCCTTAGCGGAAGGTCGCTCCGCGCTGGGTTTCCCCGTCGAACAGGAGAAAGTGCGCGAATCTCAAGGGATTGACGACCCCGAGTGCATGCTTCccgaggaacgagaaagtCACCTCTTGCAGGTCGTAGCCGAACAGACTGACTCGTCGTCCTATATTCCGAATCGGAATCAGACGGCGGTTTTTGGATCCGGAACGCACCGCATCACAGAGACTGACCTAGAACCTTCCCTGCCCCTTCCCCAGTCTCCCGTACACACAGCCGGGGAGGCGAAGCTGGGCGACGATGCCAACTCTTCAGAGACCATTTCTGAAGGTTCTCACGATGCCTCCAAGGCAGTACCATTCGGGCCCGTGCCTGAGACAAAAGCAGACGAATGTGAGTCTGAAACTCAAGGACAAACATCGCTCCTTCCTCCCTCAATCGGGAGCATGACTGCGTGCGTGGGTTGCAGAGCAGAAGACCGGCTGCCCTCGTTCGGAGGGCACCGAGAGCAGAATGACCATTTCGAACAGGATCCTGAAGAAGATGGTCCGGCACCGCCGGCGCAGCAGAGTTGCAGGAGCGCTGGCATCCTTGTGCCAGAGATTTCTTCTCCCAACACGGCACGATATCCCGAGCATGGCCAGCAAGCAGTCATTTATTCACCCACAAGCTTCCAGGCCTCCAGTATTTCTGAAACTAATGGAGGTATCCGATACAAAAAGACTATTTCTCTTTCCCCCTCCGACGTCGTTCCCTGCGCAGAGACAGTCACATCCCCGCTTCCTCCCCGTCTTCCAGTTGCCCTACTTTCAGGCACTGCGGACGGCCGAACTGTCTCTCCCACTTCCACCTCCGGTTCACCTCTCTCGAGTCCTCTGCAGGCCGAGTcacctctctcgtttccagAGAGTTCCCACGCCGGCGTTCAGTCGCCTCTTTCGGCAGCGGAAGAGCAGCTTCACTACCACAATCTGCCCACATATTCCCGAAATGATTCTTATCTGGCGGCAATCTTGAACcagggaaacgaaggagcCTACAACAATCCAGGCTCCGGGTCTCTGCCAGTCGGCAACAGTGCGTTGGTTTCCTCCATGCACCACCCTGTGACGCATGCGGGGATTGTAAACGAGTTTCCAGGCGTAGATTCAGCTGCCCATGCGTCGTGTGGTTCTCGTTCCGCCTTTGTCTGGGGTTCTGAGGGCTTCTGCGAATCGAGTCCTAGCCTTCAGCTAGGTGCAAGCTCGCTGACCTGGGCCCCGCTCTGCTCGCCATCCCAAGCTCTTTCGAGCCTGCGTTCGCCAACTGTTTTAAAGGACCTCGATGCCAGCGCGTCGTCTGCCAAGCCTCCGTCCGGGAGCACAACTCCTCGGGTTATCAGCATCCATCCCCATAGTCTGTCACCCCATCCAGCGTCTTCTAGTCGAACAGGAGACTCCCCTTCTAGTTACTCGAAGACCGCGGGGAACTATTGCTCGCATGAAATGGCGACTGTATCGCCAGTTGCCGCGTACGATCAGGCTTGCCAAGTCCAGGTTGCTGGTGTCCCCGGACAGTATCAGTCCATGCAAATGCCTGACTCGTTTCTTTCTAAAACCACGGCAGGGCCAGGGACTACAGAGGCGGACCAAAGGGTCGCTGCCACCCTTTCGAATGGGTTTGACCTAAATTCTGCTCGCGGTACCGCCTCCGAAAGAACCAAAGAGTGGAGTGAGCAGGAGAGCGCAAGGCATGTTTCCTACAAGGTACCACATGAAATGAGACAGGACATTCTCCATCAAAGAGGCGCTCCACAAAATCAGATCTGCCGTGGGGGTTTGCCTGCATGTGCCGCGACCTTGCCCCTTCAAACCAGTCCTGTGCCGATGCGCGTCCCGTCCTCGATGGCGGGCTCTCAAATGTCTGCGCAGTACCGAATGCCAAGCCAGACAGTTGCGAGGAACTGTCACAGTTTCCACGATTTGCAGCCTTCCCGGGGTTACTATACTGCGTCGGTTAGCTCGGTTTGTGGAAGATACGCTAACGGCGACGATGCGGTGTCTAGAGGCGCTGGCAAGCCTTTCCaggcaggcgaagaaagacctGGTGCTGTCGAGTCTTGCGTATTACACGCATATGCTCAGACAGTCACCGACTCCGGTCAGTCGGTGTCGGGGTTTCCTCACATGCCTCAGCACCTGGGCCCGTTTGTTGCCGTCACATGCTCACAAGGGACGATTCGGCCTTTCAAACGCACCACGAGGTGCCGGGGGCGCAAGGGGAGTCGGCCGTTGTCCCCGCAGTGTGGCAGCGGCACGAGCCCCGACGCGGCTTTTGGATGCGGGACCATGACAAGCCAAGCAGAAATGTGTCTACAGGACGACTTTTTTCCAGACGAGCAGGCAGTGCCTCCCTACGCGCCATACCCCGATCGTTATGAAGCAGGTTTCGCTGACCAGCCGTTTGCCTATCGTGAGGCGATGCAGCACGACAGAGTCCAGCCTCCGACTCCTCGGAAACGGTTTTTGGGCGGCACGACGCGGCTCTTTGGAGGCCTGAAGACTCATAGGCCCTTCCGACCACGCGCCGCGTCCGCAGCGGACAATTACGTGGGCCTAACATGCTCGCAACTGCCTCTGCCACCTCTTTCCTCCCACCAAGTAGGCAGCGCGAGCCGGTGGGCAAGCCTTGCACGGTTCGGCGAAGATCTCGTGGGGACCCGCCTCGTTTCGAATTCGGGAGCAACCTACCATGCCAACTCTCAGCCTTTGAAAGGCGCCTTACCCCAACCACGCGTGGAGGCGATTTTCATCCCGCATCCGCCTCAGAGGAAGGACTTCCCGCCATTCGCGGTCCCCTCTCCGATTATGCTCCCTGCTGAGCCTAGCAACGAGCAGAACGTTTCTCCGGACTCCGGCTTCGAGTCGCCACGCCGCAAGagctctcgagtttcttgtCTGGCGGGGACAGTGGCGGCAGCTGCGCGCGAGACGCTTTCCGATGTCGGAGAGAAGCTCATTGGCGAGGTAGGAAGCGCCGCAGCGAGGGGCGGCACGATGGTTAGGCAGATTGCTTCCATGCTTCAGAGGGGCTTCGACACCCTCGTAGAAGGCGAGTCTTATGATGCTCGGCCTCGACTTCCCAGAGACGACAAACAGGCCTTGGAGCATGATGGGAGCGCAGCTCGCTTCGATGGAGACACCACTTACCTCAGTGCTCTACATGCAGCAAGAAGGCACGAAGCCGGGTGCCTACAACCACACGAAAGGCAACCGGGAGAAGTCGGAGACGAAAGGTTTGGTCTTCTTCGAAGTGCTTGGTTTACCGCGTCCTCGGCCGAGGGTGCAGAAGAACAGATTGCGTATCGTGAAGGGAGTCTCACCCAAGACGGATTTGAAGAGGCACTGCCGAAACCGTCAAAAATGCAGCGCGGAGAATGTCATCGGGACCGATCCGCGTGTGGGGCTGCCTCTGGAGGCACTGAGGTGGTCTTACCTACGACGACGACGGTACGCCGACCTCTGCCGTCCATCTCATTTTCGGGAACGAAAAACAACCTTTCCGGCTCTCCAGATTTCAGCTGGCACCCCGCGGAAAGCCCGGAGCCGtcacgagaagaaacacgtTTTACGCGACCTTTTCCACCAGACAAGAATATGGACAGGCAGCCCTGGGTTCCGCCTGCCTCCCTTGATCAACCGTTAACACAGAATTTGGGGACCGATTTTGCGGGCAATATCCCTGAGTCACGAGGAAGCACCTGTCTCGTTGACTGCCTGGCGTATGGTTTCGACTGCGCATCGGGAGATGTGGCCGCACAAGGACTGAAGAGCGTGCACGCTGCGTCAGGCTTCCAGAATTCAGAAGTGCCTCCGAAGATATCTCAGACTTTTTCAGCTACACCCTCTGCTTCCTATGTGAAAGTAGTCTCGGGTGGTGACTCTTTTTCCGAGACAGGCTCGAATCTTGTGGGGAAAACCCAGTCGTTCTACCTCTCCCCTTCCGCCAGCGTCACCGCCACCGACCATGCCCGGCTACCAGTACAAAACGCcgatttctgttctccacAGAGACAAGCTATCCTCACTCACGACACGTGTAATAATGCCCAGTCTCCACAGAAGGCGCTTTCGCCACACTCGTCTTTCTACCTTCCAGAAAGGAGCATCGTCCGCCCTGCCTCTACCTCTCAAGTTTCCAACGGACAAACCTCAGTGATAAACTCGGAGGCAGTGACCAGCCCGCGCCAGCCACAACACGAACAACTCGGAAGTGAAATGCTTCAGTCGAATCAGCGGCGCCTGGGCAATTGCCCCCCTTCGTTCCACTGCTACGAATTGGTGCGGGGTCGTAGCTTGCCCGCTGTGGAGGGAGTTGAACAGACAGAAGCTTTGAGGCAGAAGTACGAAGCTTGCGACAGCATCGTGGGCAGATGGAAAGACAGGTATAAATCCGCAAGAGGCCTCTGA